Proteins encoded within one genomic window of Azospirillaceae bacterium:
- a CDS encoding ABC transporter permease, which produces MSATDLPDADTPRPAGPRDGRLPHYVSDAPFDPYAVERMPPEQERYFMASQWRMMWWKFKRHRLAVAAAVVLALLYLSTLVSEILAPYGLDTRHGRYLHAPPQAVHLFHEGEFIGPFVYGLRYQLNMQTLKREYTEDRTKVQPIRFLCSGDEYLFWGLVSWDFHLVCPAEGGTLFLLGTDRLGRDQLSRIIHGTRISLTVGLIGIAVSFTLGVVIGGIAGYYGGWADNLIQRIIEIIRSFPELPLWMALSAAMPVNWSPILVYFGITIILGLLDWTGLARAVRSKLLALREEDFCVAAELMGARPRRIIFRHLMPSFMSHLIASATLSIPGMILGETALSFLGLGLRAPITSWGVLLSEAQNINVVALYPWLMWPVVPVVVTVLAFNFLGDGLRDAADPYTR; this is translated from the coding sequence ATGAGCGCGACCGACCTGCCGGATGCGGATACCCCCCGCCCCGCCGGGCCGCGGGACGGCCGGCTGCCCCACTACGTCTCGGACGCGCCGTTCGATCCCTATGCGGTCGAGCGCATGCCGCCCGAGCAGGAACGCTACTTCATGGCGTCCCAGTGGCGGATGATGTGGTGGAAGTTCAAGCGCCACCGCCTCGCCGTCGCCGCGGCCGTCGTCCTGGCCCTCCTGTACCTCAGCACGCTGGTCAGCGAGATCCTGGCACCGTACGGCCTGGACACCCGGCACGGCCGCTACCTCCATGCCCCGCCGCAGGCCGTGCACCTGTTCCACGAGGGCGAGTTCATCGGACCGTTCGTGTACGGGCTGCGCTACCAGTTGAACATGCAGACCCTGAAGCGGGAGTACACGGAGGACCGGACCAAGGTCCAGCCGATCCGCTTCCTATGCTCCGGGGACGAGTACCTGTTCTGGGGTCTGGTCAGCTGGGATTTCCACCTCGTCTGCCCGGCCGAGGGCGGGACGCTGTTCCTTCTGGGAACGGACAGGCTGGGCCGGGACCAGTTGTCCCGCATCATCCACGGCACCCGGATCTCGCTGACCGTGGGCCTGATCGGCATCGCCGTCAGCTTCACGCTGGGAGTCGTGATCGGGGGGATCGCCGGCTATTACGGCGGCTGGGCCGACAACCTGATCCAGCGGATCATCGAGATCATCCGCAGCTTCCCCGAACTGCCGTTGTGGATGGCCCTGTCGGCCGCGATGCCGGTGAACTGGAGTCCGATCCTCGTCTATTTCGGAATCACCATCATCCTCGGCCTCCTGGATTGGACGGGCCTCGCCCGCGCGGTCCGGTCCAAGCTGCTGGCGCTTCGCGAGGAGGATTTCTGCGTGGCCGCCGAACTGATGGGCGCCCGGCCGCGCCGGATCATCTTCCGGCACCTGATGCCCAGCTTCATGAGCCATCTCATCGCCTCGGCCACCTTGTCGATCCCGGGCATGATCCTGGGCGAGACGGCGCTGTCGTTCCTCGGGCTCGGCCTGCGGGCGCCGATCACAAGCTGGGGTGTGCTGCTGAGCGAAGCGCAGAACATCAACGTGGTGGCGCTCTATCCCTGGCTGATGTGGCCGGTGGTGCCCGTGGTGGTGACAGTGCTCGCATTCAACTTCCTAGGCGACGGCCTACGCGATGCGGCCGATCCATACACCCGCTAG